Proteins from one Desmodus rotundus isolate HL8 chromosome 9, HLdesRot8A.1, whole genome shotgun sequence genomic window:
- the LOC112296425 gene encoding olfactory receptor 7A17 — translation MDPGNLTRVSEFLLLGLSEDPELQPLLFGLFLSMYLITVLGNLLITLAVSSDSYLHTPMYFFLSNLSLVDICFTSTTIPKMLLNIQTESKAITYTGCITQMYFLILFAGLDDFLLTVMAYDRFVAICHPLHYTVIMNPRLCGLLVLVSWIISALDSLLQCLMVLRLSFCADLEIPLFFCDCQQVVQLACSDTFLNDTMMYFATVLLGGGPLAGILYSYSKIVSSIRAIPSAQGKYKAFFTCASHLSVVSLFYGASLGVYLSSAGTHSSQFSATASVMYTVVAPMLNPFIYSLRNRDIKRALKKFFGMAGTKGTIALSLKK, via the coding sequence ATGGATCCAGGGAACCTTACTAGAGTGTCAGAGTTTCTTCTCCTGGGACTATCAGAGGACCCAGAACTTCAGCCCCTTCTCTTTGGGCTGTTCCTCTccatgtacctgatcactgtgttgggaaacctgctcatcaccctggctgtcagctcagactcctacctccacacccccatgtacttcttcctctccaacctgtcccTGGTAGACATCtgcttcacctccaccaccatcccaaagatgctgctcaacatccaGACAGAGAGCAAAGCCATCACCTATACAGGGTGCATCACTCAGATGTATTTTCTCATACTCTTTGCAGGGTTGGACGACTTCCTCCTgactgtgatggcctatgaccggtttgtggccatctgtcaccccCTGCACTACACAGTCATCATGAATCCCCGGCTCTGTGGACTGCTGGTTCTGGTGTCCTGGATCATAAGTGCATTGGATTCCTTGCTACAATGCTTAATGGTGTTGCGACTTTCTTTTTGTGCAGATTTGGAAATCCCCCTTTTTTTCTGTGACTGCCAACAGGTAGTCCAACTTGCCTGTTCTGACACCTTTTTGAATGACACAATGATGTATTTTGCAACTGTGCTACTGGGTGGTGGTCCCCTGGCTGGGATCCTTTACTCTTACTCTAAGATAGTGTCCTCCATACGAGCAATCCCATCAGCTCAGGGGAAGTATAAAGCATTTTTCACCTGTGCATCTCATCTCTCAGTTGTGTCCTTATTTTATGGTGCGAGCCTCGGCGTGTATCTCAGCTCTGCTGGTACCCACAGCTCACAGTTCAGTGCAACAGCCTCAGTGATGTACACAGTGGTCgcacccatgctgaaccccttcatctatAGTCTCAGGAACAGAGACATAAAGAGAGCTCTCAAAAAATTCTTTGGGATGGCAGGTACAAAGGGGACAATTGCCCTGAGTCTGAAAAAGTGA
- the LOC128779227 gene encoding olfactory receptor 7A10-like, which yields MYFSYILVVKHHMEAVNLTQISEFLLLGLSEDPELQPHLFGLFLSTYLITLLGNLLIILAVSSDSHLHTLMYFFLSSLSLVDICLTSTTIPKMLLNIQTQSKAITYAGCITQMYFFILFAGLDNFFLTVMAYDRFVAICHPLCYMLIMIPQLCKLLVLVSWFIIVSLFYGTSLGVYLSSAGTHNSHLSAVASVMYTVVTPMLNPFIYSVRNRDIKGALRRLVGMAAT from the exons ATGTACTTTTCTTATATCCTGGTAGTCAAGCATCACATGGAAGCAGTGAATCTTACACAAATTTCAGAGTTTCTTCTCCTGGGACTCTCAGAGGACCCAGAACTGCAGCCCCACTTATTTGGACTGTTCCTCTCCACGTACCTGATCACTTTGCtgggaaacctgctcatcatcctggctgtcagctcagactcccacctccacaccctcATGTACTTCTTTCTCTCCAGCCTGTCCTTGGTAGACATCTGTTtaacctccaccaccatcccaaagatgctgctgaacatccagaCACAAAGCAAAGCCATCACCTATGCAGGCTGCATCACacagatgtattttttcatacTCTTTGCAGGGTTGGACAACTTCTTCCTGACCGTGATGGCCTATGATCGGTTTGTGGCCATCTGTCACCCTCTATGCTACATGCTCATCATGATCCCCCAGCTCTGTAAACTGCTGGTCCTGGTGTCCTGGTTCATTA ttgtctccttattttatggTACGAGCCTAGGCGTGTATCTCAGCTCTGCCGGTACTCACAACTCACATTTAAGTGCAGTTGCTTCAGTGATGTACACAGTGGTcacacccatgctgaaccccttcatctacagtgTCAGGAACAGAGACATAAAGGGGGCTCTGAGAAGATTAGTTGGGATGGCAGCTACATAA